A window of the Chthoniobacterales bacterium genome harbors these coding sequences:
- a CDS encoding Gfo/Idh/MocA family oxidoreductase, with amino-acid sequence MSHSAIQPMNIGIIGCGNIFGAYAKGCAMFRMLHLKSCADINPDAAAAKAKEYDLKATSISELLADPSIDLVINLTVPKAHAKVSMEILRAGKHVYSEKTLALDVASGTSLLDYAAQKNLRVGCAPDTFLGAGLQTARKLIDDGWVGRPLSATAFLLASGPESWHPNPAFFYEQGAGPMFDMGPYYITALVHLLGPVAAVCAMTSTPRPERMATCKEQFGKMLPVEVPTHYSGSLLFASGAVITMAVSFDVVADTRFKSPIEIYGSEGSLGVPDPNTFDGPVSLCRSRAKEWQEIPLAFNYAENSRGIGVADMVHAIRSGRPHRCDGNLALHVLEVITAFEKSSSNRSWIQIHNNCAKPAPLPTGLTLGLLDD; translated from the coding sequence ATGTCACACTCGGCCATTCAACCCATGAATATCGGCATCATCGGCTGCGGGAATATTTTCGGTGCTTATGCCAAAGGCTGCGCGATGTTCAGGATGCTGCATCTGAAATCCTGCGCGGATATCAATCCGGATGCGGCCGCTGCAAAGGCCAAGGAGTATGACCTCAAGGCGACGAGCATTTCCGAGCTTCTGGCCGATCCATCGATCGATCTGGTGATCAACCTCACCGTGCCCAAGGCTCACGCGAAGGTCAGCATGGAAATCCTCCGGGCCGGCAAGCACGTTTACAGCGAAAAGACTCTGGCGCTCGATGTTGCTTCAGGAACATCGTTGCTGGATTACGCGGCGCAAAAAAACCTTCGCGTCGGCTGCGCGCCCGACACCTTTCTCGGCGCCGGTCTCCAGACGGCCAGAAAGTTGATTGATGACGGCTGGGTCGGACGCCCGCTTTCCGCCACCGCATTCCTGCTGGCATCGGGCCCCGAGTCTTGGCATCCGAACCCCGCATTTTTCTACGAACAGGGAGCGGGGCCGATGTTCGACATGGGCCCTTACTACATCACTGCGCTCGTCCACCTGCTTGGTCCGGTCGCGGCGGTCTGTGCCATGACCTCGACACCGCGCCCGGAACGCATGGCCACATGCAAAGAGCAGTTCGGCAAGATGTTGCCTGTCGAAGTTCCAACGCATTACAGCGGGAGTCTCCTGTTCGCCAGCGGGGCCGTGATCACCATGGCCGTCAGCTTCGATGTCGTCGCCGACACACGTTTCAAAAGTCCCATCGAGATTTACGGTTCCGAGGGCAGCTTGGGAGTGCCCGATCCGAACACTTTCGACGGACCGGTCAGCCTTTGCCGCTCCCGAGCGAAAGAATGGCAAGAGATCCCGCTCGCCTTCAACTACGCGGAGAATTCACGGGGCATCGGCGTCGCGGACATGGTCCACGCCATCCGCTCGGGCCGTCCCCATCGCTGCGACGGGAACCTCGCCCTGCATGTGCTGGAGGTCATCACAGCATTCGAGAAATCAAGCAGCAACCGCTCTTGGATACAAATCCACAACAACTGTGCCAAACCCGCACCCCTTCCCACGGGGCTGACGCTTGGACTGTTGGACGACTGA
- a CDS encoding site-specific DNA-methyltransferase: MVVLDPFLGGGTTAESAEALGRQWTGIELNPDYIQIAKQRIDRMLADPKPSCFVSL, translated from the coding sequence ATCGTTGTGCTCGATCCATTTCTCGGCGGCGGAACAACAGCCGAATCAGCCGAGGCGCTCGGACGCCAGTGGACCGGCATCGAACTCAATCCCGATTACATCCAAATCGCCAAGCAGCGCATCGATCGCATGTTGGCCGACCCAAAGCCTAGCTGTTTCGTGAGCCTCTGA
- a CDS encoding sugar phosphate isomerase/epimerase codes for MTVDIKPISIQLFTLREEAAKDFPGVLRRLAAIGYKGVEPAGFFGFTPKELRKFVEDLGMVISSTHSPWANPDNLDEVIQACAEMGITMTVTGYGPENFATVDAIRKTAEITSRMNEKLAASGLTLAVHNHSWEFEKIDGRIKHEIFAELCPDVKFELDTYWAANFGANNAVEMVRRFAKRSPLLHIKDGPMVPPGTVYNAATDQMEIVPGANSALLPVGSGRNDIKGIIAAMDPQVTQWLVVEQDTSDTDIFECVEKSYNYLVGNGLAAGNK; via the coding sequence ATGACCGTGGACATCAAACCTATCTCCATCCAACTATTCACACTCCGCGAAGAGGCCGCCAAAGACTTTCCCGGAGTCCTCCGGCGCTTGGCGGCGATCGGTTACAAAGGGGTTGAACCCGCGGGCTTCTTCGGATTCACACCGAAGGAACTCCGCAAATTCGTCGAGGATCTCGGAATGGTCATCTCCTCGACCCATAGTCCGTGGGCCAACCCCGACAACCTCGACGAGGTCATCCAAGCCTGCGCAGAGATGGGGATTACCATGACAGTCACCGGTTACGGGCCGGAAAATTTCGCCACCGTCGATGCGATCAGGAAGACCGCGGAAATCACCTCGCGAATGAATGAGAAGCTGGCGGCATCAGGGCTCACCCTTGCCGTGCACAACCATTCTTGGGAGTTTGAAAAAATCGACGGGCGCATCAAACACGAGATTTTCGCCGAGCTTTGTCCCGATGTGAAATTCGAGCTCGACACGTATTGGGCCGCGAATTTCGGCGCGAACAACGCCGTGGAAATGGTGCGCCGTTTTGCAAAGCGCTCACCCCTCCTTCACATCAAAGACGGCCCCATGGTGCCGCCTGGCACCGTGTATAACGCGGCGACCGACCAGATGGAGATTGTTCCCGGGGCCAACTCCGCCCTGCTGCCAGTGGGCAGTGGCAGGAATGACATCAAGGGCATCATCGCCGCCATGGATCCGCAGGTAACCCAATGGCTGGTGGTCGAGCAGGACACCAGCGACACCGATATTTTCGAGTGCGTCGAGAAAAGTTACAACTACCTCGTCGGAAATGGCCTGGCCGCGGGAAACAAATAG
- a CDS encoding trypsin-like peptidase domain-containing protein has translation MDRAQRFPGTIKLRVAPSDDPAQIPAVNFRLLPVLIALVVALSPAAQAVVINTASGTGNTNAPSDDPGWANVGVLNGASGIYLGAGWVLTAAHVGVGSISFAGVSYNALTNTLVQLTNNAPGRTVFTDLIMFQLASTPAGLGPLTLASSAPTLGTAVTMIGAGRDRGAFTEWNVNQATTPWTWTVVSSSGNAAGYQTLESQTLRWGTNTVSSTDFWVSADGSPDVKSFSTTFTDSFFASNEAQAVLGDSGGAVFTKRESAWELGGVMFGVGGYSGQPSATTNAIYGNVTYSADLSFYSPQIMSIIPEPTTYALLALSAATMVLMMRRS, from the coding sequence ATGGATCGAGCACAACGATTCCCCGGAACGATCAAGTTGCGGGTTGCGCCATCCGACGATCCGGCGCAAATTCCCGCCGTGAATTTCAGGTTGCTGCCCGTCCTTATCGCGTTGGTTGTTGCCCTGTCACCCGCGGCGCAGGCTGTGGTGATCAATACCGCGAGCGGCACCGGCAACACCAATGCACCGAGTGACGATCCCGGATGGGCAAACGTCGGCGTTCTCAACGGGGCGAGCGGCATCTACCTCGGCGCCGGATGGGTGCTCACTGCGGCGCACGTCGGCGTCGGCAGCATTTCTTTTGCGGGAGTTTCTTATAACGCATTGACCAACACGCTCGTGCAGCTGACCAACAATGCACCCGGCAGGACGGTATTCACGGACCTCATCATGTTCCAACTCGCCTCGACACCGGCTGGACTCGGACCGCTTACCCTCGCCTCGTCGGCGCCGACGCTGGGCACGGCCGTCACCATGATCGGCGCCGGACGCGATCGCGGAGCTTTCACCGAGTGGAATGTCAACCAGGCCACCACACCGTGGACTTGGACGGTGGTTTCCTCCAGCGGTAATGCCGCGGGTTACCAGACTTTGGAGAGCCAAACCCTGCGCTGGGGGACCAATACAGTCAGTTCGACCGATTTCTGGGTAAGCGCCGATGGATCACCGGATGTGAAATCCTTCTCCACGACATTCACGGACTCCTTCTTCGCGAGTAACGAGGCTCAGGCGGTTCTCGGCGATTCGGGCGGAGCGGTCTTCACCAAAAGGGAGTCCGCTTGGGAGTTGGGCGGCGTGATGTTCGGCGTCGGAGGCTATAGCGGGCAGCCCTCTGCGACGACAAATGCCATTTATGGCAACGTCACTTATTCGGCCGACCTTTCTTTTTACTCCCCGCAAATCATGTCCATCATCCCCGAGCCGACCACCTACGCGCTGCTCGCGCTGTCGGCGGCAACAATGGTCCTGATGATGCGCAGGAGTTGA
- a CDS encoding ADP-ribosylglycohydrolase family protein, with translation MTAAHSDMQDRAAGAIMGAFIGDAVALGPHWYYDLDEMRRVYGDWISDYTDPKPGRYHAGLKAGDSSQAGFITELLLRSVAEKGAYDEADFCRKLDGELFPLLDGTPFSGPGGYTSQSIREAWRKRVKENLPWGQTAGNADTTEAAERTFVLGVRYASDMRQLAESVTVNAALTQSDGTVLAMTVAYCAVLGLLVRGHKLDATITDTLLGMVRSGQLPFHSVTSENLQPPRPGEPEAPRAGRFASPDALITPSCVAAAAADPAIRIEPASKVSVVYGMPCAIYHQLPAAYYLAARFHNDFESAVLHAVNGGGQNQARAILTGTLVGAQTGLAGIPDRFIRGLARHEHLLELAQTLAGQV, from the coding sequence TGGTATTACGACCTCGACGAGATGCGCCGCGTTTACGGCGATTGGATCTCGGACTACACCGATCCCAAGCCCGGACGCTATCATGCGGGTTTGAAAGCCGGCGACTCTTCCCAAGCGGGATTCATCACCGAGTTGCTGTTGCGTTCGGTCGCGGAAAAGGGCGCCTACGATGAAGCCGATTTCTGCCGCAAGCTCGATGGGGAACTTTTTCCGCTCCTCGACGGCACTCCTTTCAGCGGACCCGGCGGTTACACGAGCCAATCGATCCGCGAAGCGTGGCGCAAGCGAGTGAAAGAAAATCTCCCGTGGGGCCAGACCGCGGGAAACGCGGACACGACGGAAGCCGCCGAGCGGACGTTCGTTCTCGGCGTGCGCTACGCATCCGACATGCGCCAGCTCGCAGAGTCGGTGACGGTAAATGCCGCGCTGACGCAATCCGACGGCACCGTCCTTGCCATGACCGTGGCCTATTGCGCCGTGCTCGGCCTTCTCGTGCGCGGCCATAAGCTGGACGCCACGATCACGGATACGCTGCTGGGCATGGTGCGAAGCGGACAACTCCCTTTCCACTCGGTCACCAGCGAGAACCTGCAGCCTCCGAGGCCGGGCGAGCCCGAGGCGCCGCGCGCCGGTCGCTTCGCATCACCGGATGCATTGATCACTCCTTCGTGCGTGGCGGCCGCCGCCGCGGATCCCGCCATTCGCATCGAGCCGGCATCGAAGGTGTCCGTTGTCTATGGCATGCCGTGTGCCATCTACCACCAACTGCCCGCGGCCTACTACCTTGCCGCCCGTTTCCACAATGACTTCGAATCTGCCGTGCTTCACGCCGTCAATGGCGGCGGACAGAACCAAGCTCGAGCCATACTCACGGGCACTCTCGTCGGAGCACAGACCGGTCTTGCGGGTATTCCCGATCGGTTCATCCGCGGCCTCGCACGGCACGAACATCTGCTGGAACTGGCTCAGACGCTGGCCGGACAAGTCTGA